TGGTCTGAGGCAGTAATGTCCAGTCAGCAGGGGGTGGTCTAGGCCCTGTCAAGGTAAAAATGGATACCATGAGGGAAGACTGAAGATAGCCCTACCAGAGGACACATGGGGCCCAGCACTTGCTTTTAGCACTGGAAGGACCTAGCAAGGGTGGTAAGATGTAGTGCCTCATTTTTGCCCATGGGTTTTTCAGGGAGGTGAAGTCCTCATTCTGAGGAAGTGGCCGTCTGTGGGGAAGCTACATCAGCTCAGCAGAGGGAAGAGTCCTGGACTCTGCCAGAGTTTAAGGTAGGGACTCTGAATGAGGACTGAGGGCACACTCTCACCTGAGGACCCAAGGCATACCCAGCTCTGCCCTGCCCCTGTGGTCAGCCCTGGGGGGCCCTGGGCCCAGTGGTCAGATGGTGTACCCTTACTTCCTTCTTGGTGGTCTCAGGCAGGTGAGGGCTTGTTCTGAAGGGGCCAGACTCAAGACAGCAGAGGGAGTCCCAGAACCAACCAGCAGTGTGAGGAATGAGGGTAACTCTCAGCTAGGAGAGAGGGGGAACCCACAAACTTCATTCAGCACCTGCTGTCACCCTGAAAGGCCCTGGGCAGGTGTGGCTGAAAATGTTGCCCCTTCACTTCTCATCTGTGTCAGGAATGTAAGCTTTTGTCTTAAGCTAGCAGAGGCAGGGAAAGAGGGGGCACAAGCCTTGTTAGAGCAAAGGTAAGAACCTTAGCGTGGAGGGGATCATCCACTCCAGAACAGCAATGACCTCACAGAACTCAACCCCTCCTCACCTGTCAGGGGCTCCAGGAACTATGAGGTAAGGGCCTTGGTGTGAGGCACATGTCCTCAGGTCAGCAGAGCAGAGGAAGCCCAGGCAGTGCTGGGAAGTCAAGTTGAGGTGCATATTCTGAATGTCTACCAAGGACCCCACCTATTCCAGAACCGAAGGGACCTCACAGTGCCTGACCCCACCTGCCATAGTCATCCCTGGAAGCCTTGGGCTGTGCTGGTTGGCTGCACTCTGAGGAGCTTTCTAACATCCTCTTACAGGTTCCCAGGGGACAAACTGTCCAGGGAGACAGGAGCCCTGTGAGGCCCTAGAGAACTCCCTAAAGAGGAGATCTATAAGTCAGCCTTTATCAGAGCTGCCAAGAGTACATTTCTCTGATGAGGCTGCTGACCCACTTTCTCCTTCAGGTCCGTGGGATCCCATCTCCCACCATCCTGCTAACACTTCCACCTGCTCCCTCCAACAAGAGTTATCATGCCTTATTCTCCAAAGCGCCCACGCCTCACTTTTGAGCCAGGCTTTCATACCCTAAGTGAGATACAAGGCCTGCTGATGGTTCAGGATTCCATACCTGAGGAGGAGGAGACCTTCTCCGTTTCTTCTTGCTCTTTCACCTTCTCCTACCCATCTCCTTGCCCCCATCCCTTCCTCTCCACTGATATTGGGCACAccagaggagaagcaggaggagaaaaagcaggaggagaaggaggagcaggaggaaaaggagcagcagcagcagcaggaggaggaggagcaggaggaggagaaagagcaggaggaggagaaggagcagagggagaaggaggaggagcaggaggaggagaaagaggagcaggaggagaaggagcaggagaaggaggagaagaaggatcagcaggaggagaaggagcaggaggaggagaaggagcagaaggaggaggaggaggaggaagagatggagcaggagcaggaggaggagaaggagcagaaGTAGGAGACAaaggagcaggaggagatggagcaggaggaggagaaggagcaggaggagatgaaagagcagcaggaggagaaggagtaggagtaggaggaggagaaagagcagcaggaggagaaggagctggaggaggagaagaaggatcagcaggagggggagaaggagcagaaggaggaggaggaggaagagatggagcagtagcaggaggaggagaagcagcAGGAGGTGGAGACggagcagcaggaggaggaggagatggagcaggaggaggagaaggtgcacgaggaggagaagcagcaggaggaggaggagcaggagcctCCGGAGAGTCCCGGGAGCTTCTTCTCTTCCACATCATGCAGCACATCAGATGAAGACTCCAGCAGCCAAGAAGAGGAGGGCACAGGCTTTCACCAGGCCTCAGAAGACACCAAATCCTTGCCCAGAGACCTGCTAAATGAGAAGGTGGCTAATTTGGTTCATTTAATGATTCTCAAATATCAACAGAAGGAGCCCATAACAAAGGCAGAAATGCTAAAGGTTGTCATCAAAAGGGATAACAAACAATTCCTTGTGACCTTTGAGAAAGCTTCTAAGTGCCTAGAGGTGATCTCTGGCATTGATGTGAAGGAAGTGGACCCTAAAACCCACTGCTACGTCCTTTTCAACTCATTAGGCCTCACCCATGATAAGATAGTTAGTGATGATCAGAGCATGCCTACAAATGGCCTTCTGATAATCATTCTGGGTGTGATATTCATAGAAGGCAACTGTGTCCCTGAGgaaaacatctggaatttcttgaatATGATAGGCATCAAAGCTGGGAGGAAGCATTTCATTTATGGGGAGCCTAGGAAGCTCATCACCAGAATCTGGGTGCAGGAGAATTCTCTAGAGTACCGGATGGTGTCTAATAGTGATCCTTCACGGTACGAATTCCTGTGGGGTCCAAGGTCCTATGCTGAAACCAGCAAGCTGAAAGTTTAGGAATTTTTGGCCAAGATCAAAGGGATTGACCTCATTTCCTTCTCAGACTGCTATGAGGAGGCTTTAAGAGATGAGGAAGAGAGAGCTGGGGCCAGAAATAACTCTATGGATAGTAATACTGCCATGTTTATTATGCAGCATTTGCCAGTAATTCCTGACCCAACTGAAGAATGTACTGTGTTTGAAGAGGGCAGTCAGGTTTCTAAGTAGAGGAGAGTCGGGGTCAGGCTGGGGAGAACACTCTGTGCAACAACTTTGTTTTCCTGTTCTTTATGGGTGACTTAaaagtttatcatttttttcttcccttttaatattttttttcaaatactctTCCTTTGAATAGGCTTATTGACTTTAGAATCTGTTTATGAATGATGTTGATCACATTTATTGCTAAACATTTATCAGATTTAAGAATAAGAGTTTTGATATTTTGCAAAACAATTTGGGGAACCTTCCATTGTATTTTGTGACCTGAAACAAGATAACGTGATACTGGGATTTTCTTGGAAATGTGGAAAAACTCAGCAGGCAAtagagaaaaaatgtaaaacatggcTCATTTTTGGATTCCCATACCACTTTAGTCTATTGTTCTGTAAAATTTAAGATATGTATACCTGGACTTGTATGGCTTATTCAAGAAAGTAAGAGTAATCTAAACAAACCCTACTTTTTGGATTATCTTAACCAATTTAGTGTATTATTCTgtaatgttaaaatatataccTGTACTTGCTTGGCTTATTCAAGAAAATAGGCATAATCTTAACAAATCTTAATTTTTGGATTCCCTTTAGCTACTTTAGtctcagtcagtttagttcagttgctcagtcgtgtccgactctttgtgactccatgaatcacagcacgccaggcctccctgtccatcaccagcacctggagttcactcaaactcatgtccattgagtcggtgatgccatctagccatctcatcctctgtagtccccttctcctcctgcccctaatccctcccagcatcaaggtcttttccaatgagtcaactctttgcatgaggtggccaaagtactggagtttcagctttagcatcagtccttccaatgaacacccaggtctgatctcctttaggatggactggttggatctccttgcagtccaagggactcatgaatcttgccaacaccacagttcaaaggcatcaactcttcagcactcaactttcttcacaatccaactctcacatccgtacatgaccactggaaaaatcatagccttgactagatggacctttgttggcaaagtaatacctcggcttttcaatatgctatctaggttggtcataactttccttccaaggagtaagcgtcttttaatttcctggctgcaatcaccatctgcagtgattttggagaccccccccacccaccaccaataaaaagtctgacactgtttccactgtttgcccatctatctgccatgaagttatgggaccagttgccatgatcttcgttttctgaatgttgagctttaagccaacttttgcactctcctctttcactttcatcaagaggctttttatttttaatttctttctttttttaaaaatttattttattttacaatactgtattggttttgccatacatcaacatgaatccaccatgggtgtacatgtgttcccaatcctgaacccccctcccacctccctcctcataccatctctctgggtcatcccagtgcaccagccccaagcatcctgtatcctgtattgaacatagagtggcgattcgtttcttacatgatattatacatgtttgaatgccattctcccaaatcatcccatcctcactctctcccacagggtccaaaagactgttctatacatctgtgtctcttttgctgtcttgcatacgggGTTAtctttatcatctttctaaattccatatatatgtgttagtatactgtatacgtgtttttctttctggcttaattcactccgtataattggctccagtttcatacacctcattagaactgattcaaatgtattcttcttaatggctgagtaatactccactgtgtatatgtaccaccgttttcttatccattcatctgctgatggacatctaggttgtttccatgtcctgcctattataaacagtgctacaatgaacattggggtacacgtgcctctttcaattctggtttcctcagtgtgtatgcccagcagtgggattgctgggtcataaggcagttctatttccagttttttaaggaatctccacactgttctccatagtggctgtactagtttgcattcccaccaacagtgtaagagggttcccttttctccacatcctctccagcatttattgcttgtagacttttggatcacagtcattctgactggtgtgaagtggtacctcattgtggttttgatttgcatttctctgataatgagtgatgttgagcatcttttcatgtatttgttagccatctggatgtcttctttggagaaatgcctatttagttctttggcccattttttttactgggtcttttatttttctggaattgagctgcataagttgcttgtatatttttgaggttagttgtttgtcagttgcttcatttgctattattttctcccattctgaaggctgtcttttcaccttgcttatagtttcctttgttgtgcagaagcttttcattttaattagatcccatttgtttatttttgcttttatttccagtattctgggaggtggatcatagaggatcctgctgtgatttatgtctgagagtgttttgcctatgttctcctctaggagttttataactataaaagtttctggtcttacgtttagatctgtaatccatttttattttatttttgtgtatggtgttagaaagtgttctagtttcattcttttacaagtggttgaccagttttcccagcaccacttgttaaagagattgtctttactccattgtatattcttgcctcctttgtcgcagataaggtgtccatagatgtgtggatttatctctgggctttctgttttgttccattgatctatattggtgtctttgtgccagtaccatactgtcttgactgtgactttgtagtagagcctgaagtcaggcaggttgattcctccaggtccattcttctttctcaagattgctttggctatttcaggttttttgtatttccatacaaattgtgaaattatttgttctagctctgtgaaaaataccgctggtagcttgatagggattgcattgaatctgtagagtgctttgggtagtatactcattttcactatgttgattcttccaatcgacgaacatggtatatttctccatctatttgtgtcctctttgatttctttcaccagtgtttatagttttctatatatgtcttttgtttctttaggtagatatatcaagaggctttttagttcctcttcactttctgccataagggtggtgtcatctgcatatctgaggttattgatatttctccttgcaatcttgattccagcttgtgcttcttccagcccagcatttctcatgatgtactctgcatagaagttaaataagcagggtgacaatatacagccttgacgtactccttttcctatttggaaccagtctgttgttccatggccagttctaactgttgcttcctgacctggatataagtttctcaagaggcagatcaggtggtctggtattcccatctctttcagaattttccacagtttattgtggtccacacagtcaaaggctttagcttagtcaacaaagcagatgtttttctggaactctcttgctttttcgatgatccagcggatgttggcaatttgatctctggttcctctgccttttctaaaaccagcttgaacatctggaagttcacagttcacatactgctgaagcctggcttggagaattttgagcattactttactagcatgtgagatgagtgcaattgtgcggtagtttgagcattctttggcattgcctttctttgggattggaatgaaaactgaccttttccagtcctgtggccactgctgagttttccaaatttgctggcatattgagtgcagcactttcacagcatcatctttcaggatttgaaatagctcaactggaataccatcacctccactatctttgtttgtagtcatgctttctaaggcccacttgagttcacagtccaggatgtctggctctaggtgagtgatcacaccatcatgattatctggatcgtgaagctcttttttgtacagttcttctgtgtattcttgcc
This Budorcas taxicolor isolate Tak-1 chromosome X, Takin1.1, whole genome shotgun sequence DNA region includes the following protein-coding sequences:
- the LOC128069421 gene encoding LOW QUALITY PROTEIN: melanoma-associated antigen B16-like (The sequence of the model RefSeq protein was modified relative to this genomic sequence to represent the inferred CDS: substituted 1 base at 1 genomic stop codon) — protein: MGRECETQGWGDLPQPRSPTNPAPPLQSPGGLGRGARERWPSLPQDVVGLVSGERGLCLWGGGNTLSGPELPAAEDMLVSPYCQPSEGGEVLILRKWPSVGKLHQLSRGKSPGLCQSLSTSDEDSSSQEEEGTGFHQASEDTKSLPRDLLNEKVANLVHLMILKYQQKEPITKAEMLKVVIKRDNKQFLVTFEKASKCLEVISGIDVKEVDPKTHCYVLFNSLGLTHDKIVSDDQSMPTNGLLIIILGVIFIEGNCVPEENIWNFLNMIGIKAGRKHFIYGEPRKLITRIWVQENSLEYRMVSNSDPSRYEFLWGPRSYAETSKLKVXEFLAKIKGIDLISFSDCYEEALRDEEERAGARNNSMDSNTAMFIMQHLPVIPDPTEECTVFEEGSQVSK